Proteins co-encoded in one Brassica rapa cultivar Chiifu-401-42 chromosome A02, CAAS_Brap_v3.01, whole genome shotgun sequence genomic window:
- the LOC103852972 gene encoding L10-interacting MYB domain-containing protein: MDTEPVPPKQKRLSRKRWTPSLDKVLADLVVKQIQLGNRQNNVFDRKTWLNIRTEFNHQTGLNYNNNQLRKHLNVLRQRYDSVKSSQLHNQLVLEDTGCILGLDLWEDFDVQPRSEPVKVKDCPIYEQLCTIYGDVSSEGMYAQSSHFEGLEESMPNHTSESLPPTPNVERKRKREADTKTSHVSPSQIDPAVMETMAGTLSDMMTSLRSRMSGLETEEEDDRFSIANCINALDEIENVDEGVYFAALDLFESPGLRETFMSLKANKLRLTWLQVKCRNKLTPSVAQLG; this comes from the exons ATGGATACTGAGCCTGTTCCACCAAAGCAAAAGCGACTGTCAAGAAAGAGATGGACACCGTCACTCGACAAGGTCTTAGCTGATCTTGTCGTTAAACAGATCCAGCTAGGAAACAGACAGAACAACGTTTTCGACAGGAAGACATGGCTCAACATACGGACCGAGTTCAACCACCAGACAGGACTCAACTACAACAACAATCAGCTTAGGAAACATCTTAATGTTCTGAGACAGCGTTATGATTCGGTTAAATCTTCTCAGCTTCATAACCAGCTTGTTTTGGAGGATACAGGATGTATCTTGGGGTTGGACTTGTGGGAAGATTTTGAT GTGCAGCCTAGGAGTGAACCGGTTAAAGTTAAGGACTGTCCCATCTATGAGCAGCTTTGTACTATATATGGTGATGTTTCCTCTGAGGGGATGTATGCTCAGTCAAGTCATTTTGAAGGTTTAGAAGAATCAATGCCAAATCATACCTCAGAGAGTTTACCACCAACGCCAAATGTGGAGAGAAAGAGGAAGAGAGAAGCAGATACCAAGACTTCTCATGTGTCCCCAAGCCAGATTGATCCAGCAGTAATGGAAACTATGGCAGGTACTTTGTCGGATATGATGACTAGTTTGAGGTCAAGGATGAGTGGTTTGGagacggaagaagaagatgataggtTTAGTATCGCGAACTGCATCAATGCGCTTGACGAGATTGAGAATGTGGATGAAGGTGTTTACTTTGCAGCTTTAGATCTTTTTGAGAGTCCTGGTCTTAGAGAGACCTTTATGTCTCTTAAAGCTAACAAGTTACGCTTGACATGGTTGCAAGTTAAGTGTAGGAACAAGCTGACGCCGTCA